From the Methanobacterium sp. CWC-01 genome, the window ACATAGGTGCCGCCGGAGTAGATCCAGAACCGGGGTCGGGATACCTTGAAGCTGAAGGATAAAAGGTTCATAACATACCCCTAGTTTGTCCGGATAACTATTAGTTGAATCCTAAGCGGAGGGAGTTGCTGAAGACGTGGCTGATGATCTGGGGTAGGGATGGTTTGACTTTGCGCTGGTAGACCACCAGGGGATCCTTTCTGATCTGGGCCCCAGTCCACTTGTAGAGGTCGGAGGCAGTTTTAACTGGTATCAGGTAACGGTAGGGTATATATTTGAATCCAGCCTCGGCTTTAACCTGCCACTCCATATAAGTATCCAGTTGTTTATGTACAAAGGATCTGAACCCCTCTGGATTCCTCCGGGCTTCTTCCGGTTGGAGACTGTCCAGTCCGAACATTTTTAGATCTTCCTGGGGGAAGTACACCCTTCCCAGATCCAGGTCCTCGTCGATGTCCCGGATGAAGTTGATGTACTGCATGGCCCTTCCCAGATACCGCGCGGCAGGGTAGGAATCAGGGGACAGGCCCATGATCCGGGCCATGAAGAGTCCCACCACCTCAGAGGAACCGTAGAGGTAGGTTAAAAGTTCATCCATGTCCTGGTACTCGGTTTTGGTAACGTCCATCTCCATGGATTTCAGGAAGGCCAGGGTCCATTTTTCATCGAATTTCTTCTCCGCGGATAAGTGGGCGAAGGAGTCCACCACCACATCCCCGGTGGTGATCCCCTCCCGGGCCTGGTGGTAACGTTCCTGGAAGGCATAAAAGCCTTCCGCATCCTGGGGGATGGCATCCACGTAGTCATCGGCCTTACGGAGGAAGCTGTAGAGTATGAAAACCTCTTCCTTAACCCGTTTTGGGAAAAAGAGGGTGCTGTAAAAGTATGTTTTGCTTCCCTTTTTAAAGAGGGAGTAGATGGTGCTATGGGTCATTTCATCCACCTTATATTGGTCACATCATTTACCATAATCTTCATTTATTTCTTTAGCTACAATTTCGGAGGATATAAAGGTCATGGGCACCCCTATACCAGGGTGGGTGTATTGTCCTGTGTAGTACAGGTTTTTTACCTTCTTACTTTTGTGTGCCGGACGGAACAGGGCTGTCTGGCGCATGGTATGGGAAAGTCCCAGGGCTGTGCCCTTGTAGGCGTTGTATCTTTCTTTGAAGTCGTTCAGGGCGAAGATCCTTTCCACCAGGATGTGGTCCCGGATGTTCTCTCCGGTTTTGGCCTCCAGATCATCCAGGATGTGCTGGTACAGCTTCTGACGACGTTCTTCGGTGTCCTCCAATCCCGGAGCCAGAGGTATCAGGATGAACAGGGTGTCCATGCCAGGTGGGGCGGCGGTGCGGTCGGTCTTGGAGGGTATGTTAACGTAGTAGGATGGATTTTCTGGCCAGGTCGCCTTTTTGGGGTCGAATAAGGTGTCGAAGCCTTCTGCCCAGTCTTTGTCCAGGAAGAGGTTGTGATGTACCAGGTTCTGCATCTCCCGATCAATACCCACGTAGGCCACCAGGGAGGATGGGGCTAATACCTTCTTTTCCCAGTAACTGGCCGGGTAGGTCTGGTACTTATCCTTCAGGAGTTCCATCTCGGTGAAGGGATAGTCCGCGTTGACCAGGACCAGGTCAGCCTCATAAATCCCGTTACTGGTCTGTACTCCTGTGGCCAGGCCATCCTCTACTATGATCTTCTCCACTGGTTCGTTGAATAGGAACTGGGTACCGTGGGACTGGGCCAGTTCGTAGATGGAACTGGCCACCCTTCTCATACCTCCCTGGGGATAGAAGACACCCATAGTGAGGTCGATGTGGGACATGATATGGTAAAGGGAGGGGGTGCGTTTGGGTGAGCTTCCCAGAAATCCAATGGAGTACTGCACTATCTTCCGGGCCTGGTCACTCTCGAATTTACGGTCCACGAAGTGCTCCAGGTTTTCCAGGATGTTAAGGCGAATACCGCTCAGGAGCATTTTACCATTCAAAAAGTCCAGGATGGTACGATAATCCTTGTATAAAAGTTCCTTAACCGATAATTCGTACATCTTCTCGGCTGAGGCCAGGTATTCCTTCAGTTTTTCGCCTCCATTTTCTTCGAAGGTGTCAAACAGGGCGAAGTTCTTCTCCAATTCGGATTCAACATCCACCACCTCGTCTTCGGAGAAGTAGACCCGGTAGGATGGGTCCAGGCGGTCCAGTTGGAAGAAGTCTTCCGGTTTTTTATTAAAGTTAGCGTAAAAGTGTTCGTACACATCGGGCATTAGGTACCAGGAGGGTCCCATGTCGAAGTGGAATCCCTGGTCACGGTAGACACTGGCCCGACCTCCCGGGCCTTCATTTTTTTCCAGTACCTTCACTTCATAGCCGTCTTTGGCCAGTAAA encodes:
- a CDS encoding phytoene desaturase family protein: MKVIVVGAGFGGLSAAALLAKDGYEVKVLEKNEGPGGRASVYRDQGFHFDMGPSWYLMPDVYEHFYANFNKKPEDFFQLDRLDPSYRVYFSEDEVVDVESELEKNFALFDTFEENGGEKLKEYLASAEKMYELSVKELLYKDYRTILDFLNGKMLLSGIRLNILENLEHFVDRKFESDQARKIVQYSIGFLGSSPKRTPSLYHIMSHIDLTMGVFYPQGGMRRVASSIYELAQSHGTQFLFNEPVEKIIVEDGLATGVQTSNGIYEADLVLVNADYPFTEMELLKDKYQTYPASYWEKKVLAPSSLVAYVGIDREMQNLVHHNLFLDKDWAEGFDTLFDPKKATWPENPSYYVNIPSKTDRTAAPPGMDTLFILIPLAPGLEDTEERRQKLYQHILDDLEAKTGENIRDHILVERIFALNDFKERYNAYKGTALGLSHTMRQTALFRPAHKSKKVKNLYYTGQYTHPGIGVPMTFISSEIVAKEINEDYGK
- a CDS encoding phytoene/squalene synthase family protein, with translation MTHSTIYSLFKKGSKTYFYSTLFFPKRVKEEVFILYSFLRKADDYVDAIPQDAEGFYAFQERYHQAREGITTGDVVVDSFAHLSAEKKFDEKWTLAFLKSMEMDVTKTEYQDMDELLTYLYGSSEVVGLFMARIMGLSPDSYPAARYLGRAMQYINFIRDIDEDLDLGRVYFPQEDLKMFGLDSLQPEEARRNPEGFRSFVHKQLDTYMEWQVKAEAGFKYIPYRYLIPVKTASDLYKWTGAQIRKDPLVVYQRKVKPSLPQIISHVFSNSLRLGFN